The following are from one region of the Fusobacterium varium genome:
- a CDS encoding sigma-70 family RNA polymerase sigma factor, with product MELVTDEVINKAQSGDQEAINLILQEYKNYIYLNVKNYFIVGAEQEDLLQEGTIGLLKALKAYKKGKSSFKTFAMICIRSQIITAIKASNTQKNTALNLASGNCIENDGGKEIEYNKGLKSYVNYDPEEIFLTKEKLNDFKTFVNKNFSTLEKEVFKYMIKGYSYREIAQELQKSPKTIDNSFQRIKRKSEVWINEYQENKI from the coding sequence ATGGAATTAGTAACTGATGAAGTGATAAATAAAGCACAATCAGGAGATCAAGAGGCGATTAACCTTATTTTACAAGAGTATAAAAACTATATTTATCTAAATGTAAAAAACTATTTTATAGTTGGAGCAGAGCAAGAAGATCTTTTACAAGAGGGAACTATTGGACTTTTAAAAGCATTAAAAGCATATAAGAAAGGAAAATCTTCTTTTAAAACTTTTGCAATGATATGTATTAGAAGTCAGATAATAACAGCTATTAAAGCTTCAAATACACAGAAAAATACAGCTCTTAATCTAGCATCAGGAAATTGTATAGAAAATGATGGTGGGAAAGAGATTGAATATAATAAGGGACTTAAATCATATGTTAACTATGATCCTGAAGAGATTTTTTTAACAAAAGAGAAATTAAATGATTTTAAAACTTTTGTGAACAAGAATTTTAGTACCTTAGAAAAAGAGGTTTTTAAATATATGATAAAGGGATATTCGTATAGAGAGATTGCTCAGGAGTTACAAAAATCTCCAAAAACTATTGATAATAGTTTTCAAAGAATAAAAAGAAAAAGCGAAGTTTGGATAAATGAGTATCAAGAAAATAAAATATAG
- the rlmB gene encoding 23S rRNA (guanosine(2251)-2'-O)-methyltransferase RlmB, with protein sequence MERIIGVNPVIEVLQNKEKNIEKIEIFKGNKDEKLNKIRRLASERNIKIFYTEKRIENSQGVAAYISEYDYYVDFGEFLEKIAPMENSIVLVLDEIQDPRNFGALIRSAEVFGVKGIIIPERNAVRINETVVKTSTGAIEYVDIVKVTNISEALNKLKKLDYWVYGAEGEGSKDYSKEKYPSRTALVLGSEGNGIRKKVKETCDVLIKIPMYGKINSLNVSVAGGIILSEIVKSFN encoded by the coding sequence ATGGAGAGAATTATAGGGGTAAATCCTGTAATAGAAGTATTACAAAATAAAGAAAAAAATATAGAGAAAATAGAGATATTTAAAGGGAATAAAGATGAAAAACTTAATAAGATAAGAAGATTGGCATCTGAAAGAAATATTAAAATATTCTATACTGAAAAGAGAATAGAAAACTCTCAAGGAGTAGCAGCATATATAAGTGAGTATGATTATTATGTAGATTTTGGAGAATTTTTAGAGAAGATTGCTCCTATGGAAAATTCAATAGTATTAGTTTTAGATGAGATTCAAGATCCTAGAAATTTTGGAGCATTAATAAGAAGTGCTGAAGTTTTTGGAGTTAAAGGTATAATTATTCCTGAAAGAAATGCAGTAAGAATAAATGAAACAGTAGTAAAGACTTCTACTGGAGCTATTGAATATGTTGATATAGTAAAAGTAACTAATATCTCTGAAGCTTTAAATAAACTTAAAAAATTAGATTATTGGGTTTATGGAGCAGAGGGAGAAGGAAGTAAAGATTATTCTAAAGAGAAATATCCAAGCAGAACAGCTCTTGTACTAGGTAGTGAAGGAAATGGAATAAGAAAGAAAGTTAAAGAAACTTGTGATGTTCTTATAAAAATACCTATGTATGGAAAGATAAACTCTTTAAATGTATCAGTTGCTGGAGGGATAATTCTTTCTGAAATAGTTAAATCATTTAACTAA
- the murA gene encoding UDP-N-acetylglucosamine 1-carboxyvinyltransferase gives MVEAFKVTGGKEISGVLEVEGAKNAALPIMIATLIEKGTYILKNVPNLMDIRTLVKLLESLGLKIEKLDNHTYKIVNEGLTNLVAGYELVKKMRASFLVMGAMLAHEKRAKVSLPGGCAIGARPVDLHLKGFESLGVKLNIDHGYVDAVADELKGGIIILDFPSVGATENIVMAAVKAKGTTILENAAREPEIEDLCNFLNDMGAKISGVGTSKLVIEGVEKLYPCEHTIIPDRIVAGTFIIASVMFDGKIEVRGVIKEHIGSFLMKLDEMGVKFQIDGNNLKVLSKLSDLKPVKVTTMPHPGFPTDLQSPIMTLMCLINGTSEVKETVFENRFMHVPELNRMGAKIDINSNSATINGVENFSSAEVMASDLRAGACLILAALKAEGVSIVNRIYHVDRGYENLELKLKELGADIERIKTEI, from the coding sequence ATGGTAGAAGCATTTAAGGTAACAGGTGGAAAAGAGATTTCAGGAGTATTAGAGGTAGAGGGAGCAAAAAATGCAGCCTTACCAATAATGATTGCAACTCTTATTGAAAAGGGAACTTATATTTTAAAGAATGTTCCTAATTTGATGGATATAAGAACTTTAGTAAAGTTATTAGAAAGTTTAGGATTAAAAATAGAAAAATTAGATAATCACACATATAAAATTGTAAATGAGGGATTGACTAATTTAGTAGCAGGATATGAGCTTGTAAAAAAGATGAGAGCATCATTTTTAGTTATGGGAGCTATGTTAGCCCATGAAAAGAGAGCTAAAGTTTCTTTACCAGGAGGGTGTGCAATAGGAGCGAGACCTGTTGACTTACATTTAAAGGGATTTGAGTCTTTAGGGGTAAAATTAAATATAGATCATGGTTATGTAGATGCAGTTGCAGATGAGCTTAAAGGTGGAATAATTATTTTAGATTTTCCAAGTGTTGGAGCTACTGAAAATATAGTAATGGCAGCAGTAAAAGCTAAAGGAACTACTATTCTTGAAAATGCTGCAAGAGAACCAGAGATAGAAGATCTATGTAATTTCTTAAATGATATGGGAGCTAAAATCTCAGGGGTAGGAACAAGTAAATTAGTAATAGAGGGAGTAGAAAAACTATATCCATGTGAACATACAATTATTCCAGATAGAATTGTTGCAGGAACTTTTATTATAGCATCTGTTATGTTTGATGGAAAAATTGAGGTTAGAGGGGTAATTAAAGAGCATATAGGAAGTTTCTTAATGAAACTAGATGAAATGGGAGTAAAATTCCAAATAGATGGAAATAATCTAAAAGTTTTATCTAAGCTTTCAGATCTGAAACCTGTTAAAGTAACAACAATGCCTCACCCTGGATTCCCAACAGATTTACAATCACCAATAATGACTTTAATGTGCTTAATTAATGGAACAAGTGAAGTAAAGGAAACTGTTTTTGAAAATAGATTTATGCATGTGCCAGAACTAAATAGAATGGGAGCTAAGATAGATATTAATAGTAACTCAGCTACAATTAATGGTGTAGAGAATTTCTCATCAGCTGAAGTAATGGCAAGTGATTTAAGAGCTGGAGCATGTTTAATTTTAGCTGCTTTAAAAGCTGAAGGAGTAAGTATTGTAAATAGAATTTATCATGTTGATAGAGGATATGAAAATTTAGAGTTAAAATTAAAAGAACTTGGTGCAGATATAGAAAGAATAAAAACTGAAATTTAA
- a CDS encoding DUF1694 domain-containing protein: protein MNDNIIDKPNAAKLNFLKATAERSFYLDEFKENIILALTDKQIMSGIIYQEVIVEMKKETTARVKMRRDIPLKSLQPYIMAAEKIGLQYTLVDALDTQGDIGLVVVSKEAFDDDKRQIVVEDLEEKFEKVGLNKEYIRKLGAKLCKKHYKLLVEKMPTYKDQFEELTLFDRLFGKECPICKVEREKN, encoded by the coding sequence ATGAATGATAACATTATTGATAAACCTAATGCGGCAAAATTGAATTTTTTAAAAGCAACAGCTGAAAGAAGTTTTTATCTTGATGAATTTAAAGAAAATATTATACTTGCATTGACAGATAAACAAATAATGTCTGGAATTATCTATCAAGAAGTAATAGTTGAGATGAAAAAAGAAACAACAGCAAGGGTTAAAATGAGAAGGGATATTCCTTTAAAATCTTTACAACCATACATAATGGCTGCTGAAAAAATAGGATTACAATATACTTTAGTAGATGCTTTAGATACTCAAGGAGATATTGGACTTGTAGTAGTTTCAAAAGAAGCATTTGATGATGATAAGAGACAGATAGTGGTAGAAGATTTAGAAGAAAAATTTGAAAAAGTAGGCTTGAATAAAGAGTATATAAGAAAGTTGGGAGCTAAACTTTGCAAGAAGCATTATAAATTACTTGTAGAGAAGATGCCAACATATAAAGATCAATTTGAAGAGCTTACATTATTTGATAGATTATTTGGAAAAGAGTGTCCAATATGTAAAGTAGAAAGGGAGAAAAACTAA
- a CDS encoding carboxypeptidase regulatory-like domain-containing protein, producing MYKIKITLLFFILSILSFSKEFTIHFNIPSGNIRYYKTNDKTFKTFDFYNSKAAFNLDEEIYTFLFFNREYAPIIKEIDVKKTPNEIYIEFSKKEDVIINGVVKSNDNNVGGSEIQFIDNLNRGYSTTSDYLGNFQIKLPKGNYKVNVNKFGYTTKKNNPLVYEFTSSAKPYNLTINLDKIPSFVEGRVIDEKRNPIINAQVTIKNGAETFYLKTDEYGKFKKEVSSGIVTLICTKPGFFTNGSVRKIESDSSIPNLEIVLTKTKFNIQGIVTDGVKALPKILITIHDEDINKITSVTSDENGYYEFTNIEGDKEVFISVNDPKYKRLKTDLFRLDKNISNFNLILEEK from the coding sequence ATGTATAAAATTAAGATAACTTTACTTTTCTTTATTTTGTCAATTTTATCTTTTTCAAAAGAATTTACAATACATTTTAATATCCCTAGTGGAAATATTAGATATTATAAAACTAATGATAAAACTTTTAAAACCTTTGATTTTTATAATTCAAAAGCAGCTTTTAACCTCGACGAAGAGATCTATACATTTCTATTTTTCAATAGGGAGTATGCACCTATTATAAAAGAGATAGATGTAAAAAAGACTCCTAATGAGATTTATATTGAATTTTCTAAAAAAGAAGATGTTATCATCAATGGAGTTGTAAAATCTAATGATAATAATGTTGGGGGAAGTGAGATACAATTTATTGATAACTTAAATAGAGGTTACTCAACTACCTCAGATTATCTAGGTAATTTTCAAATAAAACTTCCTAAGGGAAATTATAAAGTCAATGTTAATAAATTTGGATATACAACTAAAAAAAATAATCCTTTAGTTTATGAATTTACATCTTCAGCGAAACCCTATAATTTAACCATAAATTTAGATAAAATACCTAGTTTTGTTGAAGGTCGTGTAATTGATGAAAAGAGAAATCCTATTATCAATGCTCAAGTAACTATAAAAAATGGTGCTGAAACTTTCTACTTAAAAACTGACGAATATGGAAAATTTAAAAAAGAGGTTAGCTCAGGAATAGTAACTTTAATTTGTACTAAGCCAGGATTTTTTACAAATGGTAGTGTTAGAAAAATAGAGAGTGATTCATCTATTCCGAATTTAGAAATTGTTTTAACTAAAACTAAATTTAATATTCAAGGAATTGTTACTGATGGAGTAAAAGCTCTTCCTAAAATTTTAATTACTATACATGATGAAGATATTAATAAAATAACTTCTGTTACTTCAGATGAAAATGGATATTATGAATTTACAAACATTGAAGGGGATAAAGAGGTTTTTATCTCTGTAAACGATCCCAAATATAAAAGATTAAAAACAGATCTATTTAGGCTTGATAAAAATATCAGTAATTTTAATCTAATCTTAGAAGAAAAATAA
- a CDS encoding LysE family transporter, which translates to MKYFLQGITMGLAYVAPIGLQNLFVINTALTQKRSRAYLTALIVIFFDVTLALACFFGVGTIMEKSKLLELAILLVGSIIVIWIGIGLLRSKGSMDSSTDVNVPILKVITTACVVTWFNPQAIIDGSMMLGAFRASLPKEEGLKFIAGVTSASCLWFTGITTFISVFSSKFTDKILRGINIVCGAVIVFYGLKLLYTFIQLVTNR; encoded by the coding sequence ATGAAATATTTTTTACAGGGAATCACTATGGGGCTAGCTTATGTTGCTCCAATAGGGCTACAAAATCTTTTTGTAATTAATACAGCTCTAACTCAAAAGAGAAGTAGAGCATATCTTACAGCACTAATAGTTATTTTTTTTGATGTAACTTTAGCTTTAGCTTGTTTTTTTGGGGTAGGAACAATAATGGAAAAATCAAAGTTACTAGAATTGGCAATACTATTAGTGGGAAGTATTATAGTTATCTGGATTGGAATAGGACTTTTAAGATCTAAAGGAAGTATGGATAGTTCAACAGATGTGAATGTACCTATATTAAAAGTAATAACTACTGCTTGTGTAGTAACTTGGTTTAATCCTCAAGCTATAATTGATGGAAGTATGATGTTAGGGGCATTTAGAGCATCTCTTCCTAAAGAGGAAGGATTAAAATTTATTGCTGGTGTTACATCTGCATCATGTTTATGGTTTACAGGAATAACAACTTTTATTTCAGTTTTTAGTAGCAAATTTACTGATAAGATACTACGTGGAATAAATATTGTATGTGGAGCAGTAATTGTATTTTATGGTTTAAAACTATTGTATACATTTATTCAATTAGTAACTAATAGATAA